ACCCAGCTTACGCTTGATGGTCGGGACAACGATGATGCTAAAGAATACGATCACCAGTGCAACGGCATTGAGTAATGCAAAAGGGTATGAATCCATCCCGTGGATGTTAAAGAAAAACAAACTCATGAACTGGATGGTTAGTCCGGCTCCTGATGCAATGATCAACGTGGGAAACATGGCTTTGGCGATCACGCCCCAATCGTATTGGTTAAACCTGAATGTTTTGGGTGTACTTTCTTCCGGTCCATTGTCCCTGTTGATCCGTAATGAAAAGAACAGGCTGAGCAATCCCATCGCGGAGATGATCATGAGGAGCGTACGTTCGGTGAAGAAGTCAGGATCCAGTTTGTGTAACAGGTGGATTAATGAACCGCCAAGGATACCACTAAGACTCCAGGTACTGAAGCTTAGGGCAAATGCTTCTGTATGTATTTCAGGCCTGGTGTTGCGAAGAATATACGGCAATACGCTTACCTGCATCACCGAAAAGAACAGTCCCCATAAGAAGGTGCTGCAATACAAAAGGGCAGACTGGTGACTGTGTACCGCGTATATCAATACCAATGAAATGAGCGGGACTATCAGGGACGAGGCCACGAAGAATGGCTTTAGCCTGTAATGGCGGATCAGAATTCCGATGGGAAGTGCAAAGAGAAGAACACCGAGAAAGCGGTAGGAGAAGAAGTCGGCACTTTCGTAATCCTCATACCCTTCTTTAGACATATAGATAAGCAGGATTGACAGGAAGGACACATTGATCAGCTGTATAAAAAACTGCGCACCGATCACAAAGAGTGTGTTGCGGTCGAGATCGCGGTAGTATTTCAGCAGGTTACGCAAGGTGTTCTTGTTTCCATTCGTTGAGGATGTCGTCCGAAATGTCTTTGTTCATCCACTGGTATCTCCCATCGTTCCTGAACCAGGTCCATTGTCGTTTGGCGTATCTCCGGCTGTTTTGTTTGATCAGGTTCACCGCTTTTTCCATGGAGATATTGCCATCGAAATAACTGAACAGTTCCTGGTAGCCTATGGTATGCAGGGCGGGGAGATCGCGGAATGGGTAAAGTTTCCGTGCTTCTTCTTCCAGGCCGGACGCCATCATCATATCAACCCGCTCGTTGATTTTCTCATACAACACTTCCCTGTCTGCATCCAATGCCAGCCAGGTAATGCTAAAAGGTCTCGCAATGGCATCTTTTTTTCTGAAAGAAGAATAGGGCTTACCGGTGGCACGGTAAATCTCAAGTGCCCTGATCACCCTTCTCGGATTTTCTATATCTGCCTGCGTGTAAAACACCGGGTCCGATCGTTTCAATTCCTCTTTTAATTTTTCGATGCCTTCTGTTTCGAGTGTATTGTTCAGGTCGGTTCTGATGTTTGCCGGGACATCCGGCATTTCGTCAAGGCCTTCGCACACGGCGTTGATGTAAAGACCTGTGCCGCCTACCAGAATGGCAACGGCATTTTTCCGGTGAATGGCACCGATTGCTTCAAGTGCCTGTTGTTCGAAGTCGGCGGTGTCAAACGGATCATGAATGGAAACCGAGCCGGAAAGGTAACATGGTATGCCTTGCAGTGAGTCAACATCAGGCCGGTCTGTCCCGATTTTCATTTCACGGTATACCTGCCTGGAATCTGCGGAGATCAGTTCACCGCCAAGTGCCTTTGCCCAATGGACCGCTGTTGCCGTTTTACCGGAAGCTGTTGGTCCGCCAATCACAATCAGGTGTTTCGAATTTCCGGTCATTCCCAACCAATATCTACTATCTACTATCTACCGTCTACTGTCTACTAACCTTCAACCCCATATCCTTTCCGACCTTCAGCATATATTCGTATGCGCTGTCGTAATCGTTGTGGATCTCGCCTTCGAGGATGGCTTCGCGAATGGCATTTTTGATATCCCCTACGGCACGGCCGGGTGTAAGGTTAAAGGTTTTAATAATCTGTTCGCCATCGATAGGTGGTTGCCAGTTTCGCAACCGGTCACTTTCCTCCACCTCCTTCAGTTTTTCGCGAACCAGCAGGAAATTGTCTTTGTACCGTTTGACTTTTTGTTTGTTTTTGGAGGTGATATCTGCATCACACAACGTCATCAGGTCATCAATATCATCGCCTGCTTCGAAAAGCAGACGGCGTACAGCAGAATCGGTCACATCACCATCAACAAGAGCGATGGGGCGGAGGTGCAGGCGAACAAGTTTCTGAACATATTTCATCTTCTCGTTCAGCGGCAGTTTTAATTTTCTGAAGATGCCTGGAACCATTCGTCCGCCTTTATCTTCATGCCCATGGAAGGTCCATCCGCGACCCGCTTCAAAACGTTGGGTGGCGGGTTTGGCGATGTCGTGGAGAATGGCGGCCCATCGGAGCCACAGGTTGTCGCTATGTTCGGCGACGTTGTCCAGCACCTGAAGGGTATGATAAAAATTATCCTTGTGACTCAGGTTGTTTACGGTTTTCACACCTTGCAATGCTACGAGTTCCGGAAATATGATATGAAGCAAACCGGTGTCGAAAAGCAGTGACAGTCCTACCGAAGGCTTGGGTGCAAGAATAATCTTATTCAGTTCATCTGCAATCCGCTCACCGGAGACGATACCGATTCGTTCGCGTTGGTCATGAATCGCCTTTAATGAATTTTCTTCAATGGAAAATCCGAGCTGCGTGGCAAACCGTATGGCGCGCATCATACGAAGCGGGTCATCTGAATAGGTAGATTCAGGGGCCAACGGTGTCCGGATAATGCCTTCCTCCATGTCGCCGATACCGTTGAACGGATCGATCAGTTCACCGAAGCGATCAGGACTGAGGTGTATGGCCAGGGCGTTGATGGTAAAGTCACGTCTCTTTTGATCATCTTCCAGACTACCATCCTCTACAATCGGTTTTCTCGACTGGCTCCGGTATGACTCTTTCCGGGCACCCACAAACTCCACCTCAATATCGCCATAGTTGATCATCGCCGTGCCGAAGTTCTTGAACACGCTAACGAGGGAACTGGTCCCGTCTCTTCGGGAAACTTCTTTGGCGAGTTCTATGCCATTACCGACCACCACAATATCGATGTCTTTTGAAGGGCGTCCAAGGATCAGATCCCGCACAAATCCGCCAATGACATAAGCTTCCTGACCAGTTTCCTCCACGATTGAGGAAACGGTTTTAAAAACCGGATGGGTTAATTTATGTGACAATTGACTCAGCACGTATTCAGGGCCGGATCAGGGTTTGATTTCCTTGCCTGTCCAGCTTGATAATGGTTGAAGGCTTGGGGTTGCTAATTTCGGTGGGCAAATTTACCACATAATCAACGCCGTTCAAAATGTCAGGCGAGACTTCATCGAACGTCACAGGGTAAGGTTGTCCACTGATATTGGCCGATGTGGATACGATTGGTTTTCCGAAAGACGCGATCAACTGTTCACAAAAGGCATGCCTGGCAATACGAATGGCTACCGAGCCGTCCTCCGCCAGAACATTGGCAGCCAGGCCCGAGGCATCCGGGTAGATGAGCGTCAGCGGTTTGTTGGCGGCTTCGATCAGCTCCAGTGCGCCGGGAGGAATATGGGTCAGGTATTGTGAAAGTCTTTGGACATGATCTATCAGGATGATGAGGCTTTTGCTGTCTTCCCTGTTTTTGAGTGCATATATTTTTCTGACGGCATCTTCGTTGGTTGCATCACACCCCAGTCCCCATATGGTATCTGTCGGGTACAGGATGGTGCCGCCTGTTTTAAGCGTGCGCACGGTCTCTTCTATCATGGCAAACGGCTTGGTGTTCATAAGTTCAAAGATAGGGTGATCAAACTGCAACCCGGCTTGTTTCGATCTCCAGCGCACAGCGAAAGTGCTTTTGCGGGCAGGAAGACAGGCCATGCAGGCCACATGGTTTGCAAGATGGTGCCGGGTTTGCCTGAGAGATCGTGCTGTCGGAGCTTCGTGGTCCGAAACCGAAATCAGGGGTGGTGGAGCAAAAGAAAGCTGTGACCGGGGCGTTCATGGCGGTGGCCATGTGCAGAGGTGCACTGTCATTCACATAATTCATACGGGCCTGTTTCATCAGTGCGGCAGATTCCAGGAAGTTTAATTTCCCTGCCACATTGATGATCTTGGATCCGGTGGCCTTGGTGACGAGCATCTCACACAGGTCGTAATCGGACTTACCGCCCAGGAGATAGATGGTGAGGTCCGCAGAAATATTCCGGATCAGCTCCAGCCACTTTTCAGCAGGTAACTGTTTCGTGAACCAGACTGACGCTGGTGCCATACATACATAAGGACCATGGAGGTAGGGTTGGATGGAACGTTCGTCATCAGCAGTAGGGTAAAGCCTAGGAGGAACAGGTTGATCCCCGGCAACATCCGCAATAAGACGATGGTTCCGGTCTACCTCGTGAACCCCTTGTGAAATCTCATGCTCAGCTGTGCCGGAGAAGGTGAATGCCAGGGGATTCTTTTTGAATCCCCATTTCTCATTGGCCCTGGAGCGCCATGTCATCCATCCGGTAGAAAAAAACCGTTGCAGGTTGATGACCCTATCATATTCTGTTTTTCTGATCTCACGGATCGTACGCAACAGATTGGGTAATTTATTTTCTCTCTTTTCCCATGTAATGACGCGGCGAATAAAGGGGTGATTTGCCAACAGTCCCTCGTTGCCCTTTCTGACTACCATATCAATGGAAGCCTCCGGATTGGTTTTGTGAATACTCTCGGCCACCGAAGTTGCCAGGATCACATCTCCGATAAAGGCTGTTTGTATGATAAGGTAGGCTGCCATTTAACGGGGTTAAACAGCCACATCGTATTCCCGTAAAGCCGAGTTCAAAGAGGTCTTCTTGTCTGTGGATTCCTTTCGTTGTCCTATGATCAGGGCACATGATACCTGGTAGTTACCTGCTGGAAAAGTCTTGGTATATGAACCCGGGATCACCACCGAACGGGCGGGGACGATACCTTTGTATTCTTTTGGCTCATTACCGGTCACATCAATGATTTTGGTAGATGAAGTGAGTACGACATTGGCGCCCAGTACGGCTTCTTTTTCAACACGTACCCCCTCTACAACAATACACCGTGATCCGATAAAGGCATTATCTTCAATGATCACGGGTGCCGCCTGAACAGGCTCAAGCACACCGCCGATGCCCACACCTCCGCTGAGGTGAACATTCTTTCCGATCTGTGCACAGGATCCTACGGTAGCCCATGTATCTACCATCGACCCTTCGTCAACATAAGCGCCGATGTTCACGTACGAAGGCATCATGATCACGCCACGTGAAATGTATGCACCATACCTGGAAACGGCATGTGGTACCACGCGTACGCCTAATTCTTTATAACCTGTTTTAAGTTCCAGCTTGTCATGAAATTCCAACGGGCCGGCATGCATGGTTTTATTCTCCCTGATGGGGAAGTAGAGGATCACCGCTTTCTTTACCCACTCATTTACCTTCCAACCGTCGGTATGAGGCTCAGCCACCCGTATGGTGCCTTTGTCCAGTCCTTCGATCACCTCGGCGATGGTCTGCCGGGTTTGTTCTTCTTTCAATAGCTCCCGGTTTTCCCAGGCGGCTTCAATGGTTGTTTGTAATGCTTGCAATGTGATGTTTTTTATGTGAGCGACAAAAATAGTCAATTCGGGCGGACGGTTCCTGGTGTGCATGAATAGATACTTTATTTCAGGTATTTATAATAGATAGCGCGTTCAGGGAAGTCAGACGTTCATGGGGAATTGATCCAGCGTTTTTTTGATGGTATTTTGGTAGAGGCAAGTATTATGTTTACATTTGTTGGGTAAAAACGTCATTAAGTGCAATAAACGATAATAGTGATGGATAAAACAAGCAATGAGTGGCATGTGCTTAATGACATGGCATTATTAAAAATACTTGGAGTCTTTGTTAAACATCACCGGTTGGAACAGAATAAAACCCAGGATCAACTGGCGAAGGAAGCTGGCATCAATCGTTCTACACTAAGTGAATTTGAACAGGGAAAGCGGTCCAACACCCTTACCTTGATTCAACTGCTCAGGTCACTCGGTCAACTTCATGTATTGGAAAGCTTCAAAATCAGCCCTCAGGTAAGTCCCATACAATTGGCCAGATTGGAACAAAATAAGCGCAAAAGGGCATCCGGAAAAAAGGGTAAGGATGATGACGAACATTTATACGACTGGTAATGATTACCACTGCTTTTGTTAACATATGGAATCATCAGGCGGGAGCTATTGCCTGGGATTCCGCTACCCAAACCGCATCGTTTGAGTATACCCAGTCATTTGTAAAAAAAGGCCTGGATCTGGCACCTGTTAAAATGCCCATCCGTAATGCAGTGAACAGGGTTTTTTCCTTTCCGGAGTTACGTAATTCAAATACATTTCGGGGTTTGCCCGGACTGTTGGCTGATATGTTACCGGACAAATATGGAAATGCCCTGATCAACACCTGGCTTGCGCGTCACGGACGCCCCATGGATAGTATGAATCCGGTTGAACTCCTATGCTTTATTGGCAACAGGAGCATGGGTGCACTTGAGATAGAGCCAGCCATACCTGAGACATCATCACAATCCACCGAACTCGAACTGGAGGGGCTCATCGAAATGGCACAAAAGATTCTGGACGAACGTACGAATTTTGCAACCAAGCTTTCGGAAGCTGAGGAGAAATCCCTGCTGGATATACTGAAGATCGGAACCTCCGCCGGTGGAGCCAGGGCTAAGGCTCTGATTGCGTATAATCAAAAAACAGGTGAAGTCAGAAGTGGACAGGCCAAGGCACCCGAAGGGTTCTCTCAATGGCTTATCAAATTTGATGGAGTGACGGACACTCAGTTTAATGCATCCAGTGGCTATGGCCGTGTAGAAATGGCCTATCATAATATGGCCGTAGATGCCGGCATAGAAATGACCGAATGTCGCCTGATGGAAGAGAATGGGCGTGCACATTTTATGACACGCCGTTTTGATCGCCTGGACCATGACGAGAAATTGCATGTACAAAGTTTTTGTGCCTTGCAGCATTTTGATTTTAATAATGTACTCTACTATAGTTATGAACAATTATTTCAAACCATGAGGGAGCTTCGCTTATCCTACATTCAAGCGGAACAGCTATATCGTAGAATGGTATTCAATGTCATGGGAAAGAATTGCGATGACCATACCAAGAACTTCGGATTTTTGATGAATCAGGAAGGGCAATGGCGCTTGTCACCGGCCTACGATATTTGCCATGCATACCGCCCTGGAAGTGATTGGGTACAACAACATGCATTAAGCATTAACGGAAAAAGAAAAGATATTACAAAAAAGGATTTATTGGAAGTGGCATACCCGATAAATGTGAAAAATCCGACAGCCATCATTTCCGAGATAGCAGAGGTTGTCTCCGGCTGGGAGCGTTACTCCGGGGATGTAGGGGTAGAGAAGAAGTTAATCAAGGCCATAGGTAAAACATTGACCATATTAAAGTAAATATCCGGAATTAGCCTGCACATTGTGTTCCCGGTACACTTACCCTGGAATCGACGGGGAGACCGTACCCATCGGTATCTTATAAGAAATACGCCGTTATATACATATCGGATGTACCCGTGCCAGGAACCACACATCATTTACCAAACTCAAAAGCCATGCTAAAACCAATGTACCTTACGCTCATGATGGCGCTTTTTGCCGGCGGATGTATAACTTCATCTGTCAATTATGATGGCAAACCGGAAGATTCTTATCACAACTACCTGAATGATGAAGATGATCTGCCCCGCAAGTTGATCTATCAGGCGTTCATTGGCCTGGTGGTGCAACACCCGGATACCACCAACCAACGTCTGGTGGTCATCGCAAGGGAAAATGGGGGGTATATCCTGAACCTTGGAAATAAAAAGTCTGTGATCCGGGTACAAACTGAAAAGCTTCAGGAAGCATTAACCGCATTGACCCGATTAGGTAAAGTAAAGTACAGGAATGTCACAGGAGAGGATGTGACCGACCAGTTCACAGATTATAAAATTCGGTTGGACAATGCTTACAAGACAAGAAAGCGTTATCTTGAACTCCTGGAAATGGCCCGTACGGTTGAGGAGACTTTGAGGGTGGAGAAGGAACTGGAACGACTGAACATGGAGATCGATACGTTGGAAGGAAAGTTAAATAAGCTTGAGCATTTGTCAAGCTACTCCACGATCACGGTAAACATGACGGAAAAAGCAAAGCTGGGAATTCTGGGTTATGTTGGAGCCGGACTGTTTAAAGCCGTGAAGTGGCTGATCGTTAGAAATTAAACAAAAACATACCAGTATAGCACCGCACAAGTCATGACAATTGATTCTCTTTTTTATGAAACGAATTGTTAAAGCCCGCATCTTATGGGTGATGGTGTGGGTGTCTGTAACGGCTGCAGGGCAAGCATGGGCATTTAACCTGGAGATAGAATGTAAGCCGTTTGACCAGGATTATATGAATGAGTGGATTCATTTCACCATAACAGATTCCGTAACCGGTGTGGTGGTGTATGATACACTTCATATATTTCATTCCACCCAGCCTTTTCATGATGTTGTTCAGCTTGATACCGGAATATACAAGGGTGATGTGGTGAGCATTGGCGCCAATGTGTATATGCCGGTGCTAAAAGTGTCAGATGTGGTGATTCCCTGGGGTTATCCTGACTATGAATATTTCCTTATCAAACTTCCGTTTCTTGGGGATGGAATTGATGACCTGGATTGGTTCGCGTTCAATGCCTATCCAAATCCAGCCAACGATTTTGTAGAGATCAGTCTGGATAAGGTATATGAGTCCATTGAAGTATCGATATTTGCATCAGATGGCCGGAAGGTAGGTGAAACGGTGATGAAGTATAATGATCATGTACGTATCGCCTTGACGGATCTGACACCGGATGTTTATATAGTGAATGTGAATGTGGGTCATATGGCAACTGCCATTCGCCTCTTACATCAATAGCGAAGTTAAATGTAGAATCCGGACCAGAATGAACCTGATCTATCAGAAGGAAGAAAACTTGAACGCGGATGAGTTCCAATCTGTCCTCATACGTTCCACCCTGGGTGCTCGTCGCCCTGTTGATGACATCGAACGACTTGGTGCGATGGTGCAAAATGCCAATCTGGTCATCACGGCCCGGGACGGTGATCTGCTGGTAGGAGTCGCCCGTGGACTGACAGACTTTTGTTATTGCACATACCTCTCCGATCTGGCCGTTGATGAACAGTATCAGAACCGGGGCATCGGAAAGCAATTGATCCGTGAGGTCATGAAGGTTGCACCGCAGGCCAAGCTCATTCTTTTGTCCGCACCTGCCGCAGTGGACTATTACCCGAAGCTGGGGATGGAAAGGCATCCACACTGCTTTACGCTGGATCATAAGATTTGATCTCTACTTCGGGTGGAGATTCGCAAACTGCACCTCATTAAGAATTCTGTTATCTTTATATTGTTGATGTGCCTTTTGCAAAAAAAGCCCGCATATAAATTCCGGTAAAGCTGAATATCATATCCTGTCGCCATGAGAAATTTCCTGATATTTTTCCTCCTCGCCGCAACGATAAACACGGCGAATGGCCAAACCAAACATGATGAGGCTGTCCAGCTTGGAAGACAGGCCATAGAGCTCATGGAGTCCGGTCAGATTGATGCGTCCGTTGAATTGCTTGAAAAAGCCCAAAAGCTTGACCCGGATAATATTTCCTTCCCTTATGAGATAGGATACGCCTATTACCTGGGGAAGAACTATGGAAAGGCTGCAAAGGTTCTGAAAGGATTGTTGGATCATCCGAAGGTCATGGATCGTGTGTATCAGATGTTGGGCAATGCCTATGACATGGACGGAAAGAAGGACAAAGCCATCAGTGCTTACGAAGCGGGCATCAATAAATTTCCGAATTCCGGAATGTTGTATCTCGAGCGGGGCATCATGGAATTGATGGCAAAGGATTATGCAAAAGCATTGTGGTATTTTGAGAAGGGCATTGAAGCGGATCCGGAATTCTCTTCCAATTATTACAGGGCAGCCCAGATATACCTTATTTCCACTGATGAATTCTGGGGGTTGATATACGGTGAGATTTTTATCAACATGGAGGGAAACACGCCAAGGGCGGCTGAGATCAGCAAGTCGATGTTTGACGTATACAAAAGTGAGATCACCTTTTCCGGAGATACTTCTGCGCAGGTAAGCCTGAGCAGTTCTGAGATTAACATGACTGCGGAAGATCTGGGTCAGGAATTGAAGCTGCCCTATGGTCTGATGGTCTATGAGATGGTCATGACCGTTTCATTATTAAGTGAAAAGGAAATCAATCTGGCGTCCCTGCATCGGATCCGGTCCCGTTTTGTGGAGAATTATTTTAGCATGGAACACGATAAGAAATACCCCAACATCCTTTTTGATCTGCAAAAGGAAGTATTGGATGCGGGCCACATGGAGGCATACAATTATTGGATTCTGAGAAGGGGAGACGAAGAAGAGTTCAAAGCATGGAAAGAGAAGAACGAAGAAAAGTGGGATGCATTCCATAACTGGTTCCGGGAACATTCGCTGATGATGAGTATTGATCACAGGTTTTATCGGGGACAGTATGGGGAGTAGGGGGCTGTAGCCAGTAGGCTGTAGCCAGTAGGCAGTAGGCAGTAGGCAGTAGGCAGGGTGGGAAGAGTATAACAGTCGTTGGGGATTGGACAGTAGAAAGTGGATGCTAGATAATAGACATTAGAAATTAGACAAGGGATCGAATATATAGTATGGGCCTATAGCCTATCTTTACATTCCTAAACCACCACACATCAAATCACCACATTTTCAAATTGTCACATTTTCAAATCATCTAAATTTCACATCACCACACCAGCCTGCCACGCAATGACCCAGGCTTCGGCTGGCAGGTCACCAAATTATCAAATTACTACATTTTCACATCACCAAATCATCACATCACCAAATCATGTCACGAATCATTGCCATAGATTACGGAACAAAACGCACCGGTCTCGCCGTGACAGACCCGATGAAGATGATCGCCAATCCACTGGACACAATTCCTTCGGCACAGCTGGTTGCTTACCTGAAGAAATACATGGAGACAGAAGAGATTGAGCGTTTTGTGATAGGAATGCCCAAACGTCTCGACGGAAGCGATACACACGGTACACAGGCGGTTGCCCAATGTGTCAATCTCCTCCAGAAGTCATTCCCGGATATTCCAAGATCTCTGGTTGATGAGCGGTTTACCTCCAAGATGGCCACCGCTTCCATTCTTGCAGCCGGCGCGAAAAAATCGGTTCGCCAGGATAAGTCGCTCGTGGATAAGGTAAGCGCCGTTATTATTCTCCAATCTTTTCTTGAGAGTTTGAGTGGTTAATGGTTTAAGGTTTAAAGTTTAAGGTTACGGAACCTGCAACTTTAAACCTTAAACTTTTAACCAAGCTGTTCCTTTTTTCTCGCCCGGGTATTATGAGTGTTGAATGAGGCCGGAAGACATCCGGCTTAAGTTGAACGCTAATACCTGTTGTTATGGCTGAGAAGAAATTATCCCCGAGACAAAAGATGATCGGCATGATGTACCTCGTGCTGACTTGTCTGCTCGCACTGAACGTGGCGAAGGAAGTGTTGGATGCCTTTATGCTTGTTGACCATAGTCTGACAAGGACCACCGACAATTTTATGATCAAGAATGAGTCGGTTTATGCTGCACTGGATCAGCAGGCGGCGCGGTTGGAAAGGGCAAAACCATTTCGTGAAAAGGCATACCAGGTGAAGAAACAGGCCGATGAGATCTACAACTACATCGGGTCACTCAAGGAAAGTATTGTTGCAAAGGCAGACGGCCCCGGATATTCAATGAACAATATCCAGTCAAAGGATAACCTGGATGTACCTTCTGAGATCATGATCTTTGAGAAGAAAGGTGCTGAGCTAAAAGAAAAACTGGGCGACTACCGGAGTTTCCTGTCTTCCCTTGTAGCCCCGCAAAACGAAGCATTGCTGAAAGCGCTGGACAACAACCTTTCTACACCGGACCCCGAGCCACATCCCGACAAAGGCAGTCAATCCTGGGAGCAACATCATTTCGAAGATCTCCCGCTGGTGGCGGTGATCACTATGCTGTCAAAAATCCAGAATGATGTACGCAACGCCGAGTTTGATGTGATCAATGACCTGAAGTCCAATGTGGATGGGGAAACCATTCCTTTCAATAAAGTTGCCGGAACGGTGATCGCCCCTACCAATTATGTGTTGCGTGGTGATTCATTCCGGGCCGACGTTTTTCTGGCAGCCTTTGACACCACCCAGGCACCTGTCATATTCGTAGGTGAGTATGATACGATCTCGCCGGGTGAATATAAGCTCAAACCCGGTTACGATTCTATTCCGGTAAAGGCCGGCATGGGCAGATACATGGTTCCCGCGATAACAGAGGGCTTGCATCAATGGGGTGGACTTATTCAATTACAGACGCGTGAAGGTAAACGTCGCTTTCCATTTCAAAGCAGTTATCAGGTGGCGGTGCCAAGTGCCGTGGTGTCTGCGGAAAAGATGAATGTATTGTATGTGGACCTGGAGAATCCGGTATCTATCTCTGTTCCCGGAATTCCTGCGGATCGCATTCATCCGCGAATTTCTACAGGAACATTGCTGAGGGTTGGTGAAGGCAAGTATCATGCGAAAGTGGGGGGAGGGACCCAGGCAGTTATTACCGTCATGGCGGAAGTGGGCAACGGAGAATTGAAGAATATGGGAAGTATGAATTTTCGCATCAAGACGATCCCAAGCCCGATAGCAATGGTAGATGATATCAACACAGGAAAGATTAAAAAGAATCGGTTGATGGCTTATCCGGGCGTTGTTGCGAAGATGGATGGGTTTGTATATGAAGGTGTGAGATGGGATGTGACAGATTACACCATGTATATTCTGGGCAGAGATGTGCCGCCTATTGAGGTGCATGGTGGCTATAAGTTCTCAGGACTTATGAAACAGGCATTCCGGCAATTGAACAGAGGCGACAAGATCCTGATAGAAGGAATTAAAGCGGTTGGGCCGGGAGGTAAAAGAAGGCAGCTGTCTTCCGTTACGCTTGAGATTACCCTGTAATTCCCCCTTGCATTGGATTAGGATCAGGCCAAGGGGGGCCGGCCGGAGGCGTATTTTCCCGAATCGCGCTTCCGGCCACTTTTTTTTACAAAGATGACACCCCTACGGGGCTGAATGGTATAACGCGTCACCGTTCTACGAAGATGATACCCCTATGGGGCTAAATGGTATAACGAATCACGGTTCTACGAAGATGTCACCCCTACGGGGCTGAATGGTATAACGCGTCACCGTTCTACGAAGATGACACCCCTATGGGGCTGAATGGTGTAACGCATCACGGTTTTACGAAGATGTCACCCCTACGGGGCTGAATGGTATAACACATGACGGTTCTACGAAGATGACACCCCTATGGGGCTGAATGGTATAACACATCACGGTTCTACAAAGATGACACCCCTATGGGGCTGAATGGTGTAACGCATCACGGTTCTACGAAGATATCACCCCTACGGGGCTTTGGTAGGCATACCGTTACCTCGTAAGCCCCTTCATTCTTCATTTTTAATTCTTAATTAAACTACCTTTTCCCCATATGCCGGATCACCATATTATCGACCAACACGTATTCACCGCCGTAGTATTGGTGCATGATCAGCAGTTTGTTCATGATGGGATCGTGGGGCACTTCAAAGGTAAGTCGCATCATGATCCAGTCTTTGGAAAGAAATGCCAGTTGACGGGTGTCGCGGCTGCTCAGACTGTCTGCTGCCAGATGAACCGAGCTTACTACGAGTGTTCCGGGGTACCCACCC
The sequence above is a segment of the Flavobacteriales bacterium genome. Coding sequences within it:
- the ruvX gene encoding Holliday junction resolvase RuvX produces the protein MSRIIAIDYGTKRTGLAVTDPMKMIANPLDTIPSAQLVAYLKKYMETEEIERFVIGMPKRLDGSDTHGTQAVAQCVNLLQKSFPDIPRSLVDERFTSKMATASILAAGAKKSVRQDKSLVDKVSAVIILQSFLESLSG
- the gldM gene encoding gliding motility protein GldM is translated as MAEKKLSPRQKMIGMMYLVLTCLLALNVAKEVLDAFMLVDHSLTRTTDNFMIKNESVYAALDQQAARLERAKPFREKAYQVKKQADEIYNYIGSLKESIVAKADGPGYSMNNIQSKDNLDVPSEIMIFEKKGAELKEKLGDYRSFLSSLVAPQNEALLKALDNNLSTPDPEPHPDKGSQSWEQHHFEDLPLVAVITMLSKIQNDVRNAEFDVINDLKSNVDGETIPFNKVAGTVIAPTNYVLRGDSFRADVFLAAFDTTQAPVIFVGEYDTISPGEYKLKPGYDSIPVKAGMGRYMVPAITEGLHQWGGLIQLQTREGKRRFPFQSSYQVAVPSAVVSAEKMNVLYVDLENPVSISVPGIPADRIHPRISTGTLLRVGEGKYHAKVGGGTQAVITVMAEVGNGELKNMGSMNFRIKTIPSPIAMVDDINTGKIKKNRLMAYPGVVAKMDGFVYEGVRWDVTDYTMYILGRDVPPIEVHGGYKFSGLMKQAFRQLNRGDKILIEGIKAVGPGGKRRQLSSVTLEITL